One window of Pseudobdellovibrionaceae bacterium genomic DNA carries:
- a CDS encoding HAMP domain-containing histidine kinase, giving the protein MLEKVKDRGTLYATVAATLCCVMVTAQEAFIIPESELLVATVGRMIPMLVFFYAGVRAAYRPDLERYSALFAIAMYVWSFQGEFYRPNYAYAIIQFQVVHALFFRMKLRNFFLIHGLMTCAFIGWMYYNWDVNSRRIADNPVFEDYLVILIISTVLSSLIYMNLNRRKKEREETLSHFALVGKQTAALLHDFKNLAASPKLYADALLARSDRVDPETLDLLRNLQGDLERMNRMVKELHQSTKQPVESAVAPVELRRAVQDAIEVMNMRTRGIDFRVEGRSKLLVNGRSLQTILLNLIYNSIENFQRRDTPGATLWIRLDDHSLVFEDNGGGLPADTLRGFNSGGQNLGDGMGLFLIRDTAQAMDIEIHAENSAAGARFTLRFS; this is encoded by the coding sequence ATGTTGGAAAAGGTCAAAGACCGCGGAACGCTGTACGCGACCGTCGCGGCGACCCTCTGTTGCGTGATGGTGACGGCGCAAGAGGCCTTCATTATTCCCGAAAGCGAACTGCTGGTGGCGACCGTCGGGCGGATGATCCCGATGTTGGTCTTTTTCTATGCGGGAGTACGGGCGGCCTACCGTCCCGACCTTGAGCGCTACAGCGCACTTTTCGCGATCGCGATGTACGTCTGGAGTTTTCAAGGCGAGTTCTACCGCCCGAACTACGCTTACGCGATCATCCAATTCCAGGTCGTGCACGCTCTGTTCTTTCGGATGAAGTTGCGGAATTTCTTTTTGATCCACGGGCTGATGACGTGCGCGTTCATCGGTTGGATGTACTACAACTGGGATGTGAACTCGCGGCGGATCGCCGACAATCCGGTCTTCGAGGACTACCTGGTCATCTTGATCATCTCGACCGTTCTGTCTTCGTTGATCTACATGAATTTGAATCGGCGCAAAAAAGAGCGCGAAGAAACGCTTTCGCATTTCGCGCTCGTGGGGAAACAGACGGCGGCGCTATTGCACGATTTTAAAAATCTCGCGGCATCGCCCAAACTCTACGCCGACGCACTTTTGGCGCGTTCCGATCGCGTCGACCCCGAAACCTTGGACCTTCTGCGCAACCTGCAGGGCGATCTCGAGCGCATGAATCGGATGGTGAAAGAGCTGCACCAATCCACCAAACAGCCCGTCGAATCCGCGGTCGCCCCGGTGGAGCTGCGCCGGGCCGTTCAAGATGCCATCGAAGTCATGAATATGCGTACGCGCGGGATCGACTTTCGCGTGGAAGGGCGCTCGAAGCTTTTGGTGAATGGCCGTTCGCTGCAAACCATTCTGCTGAATTTGATTTACAACTCCATCGAAAATTTCCAGCGTCGGGATACGCCCGGCGCGACGCTCTGGATTCGGCTCGACGACCATTCGCTCGTTTTCGAAGACAACGGCGGGGGTTTGCCGGCGGACACCTTGCGCGGTTTCAATAGCGGCGGTCAGAACCTCGGGGACGGGATGGGGCTTTTCCTGATTCGTGATACGGCCCAGGCGATGGACATCGAGATCCACGCCGAGAACTCCGCCGCGGGCGCGCGCTTCACGCTGCGGTTTAGTTAG
- a CDS encoding amidohydrolase family protein — MKRFVVPLIAMIALPLLGGCKSKSTQTQNPNIKTAYTGFRLIDGAGDTPIANAVMVVENGRIQAVGPVGRIQVPTDAVVVDLGGKTVMPGLISNHNHIGAVEGMKVSVANYNRANILNELRQYTHYGVTTTTALGVNTDLFYEIRKDLREGREAGADLFGADRGIGYGNGAPPLPKDFNGPAVARVTNAQTARDRVRTMKERGADLIKIWVDDFLGTLPKMPGGIYRAIIDEAHTQKIRVAAHVYTAADATALARAGVDILAHGIREGDADAGLIALMKEKNIAYVPTLGVDESFYTYAEHPEWMADPFFIQALSAPLAEALKDAGQMKALIKNPTTETRRRAVKQNQKNTVKLFKAGVLVGFGTDSGANPWRIPGWAEHRELELLVQAGLTPLEAIRTATFNAAQLLGLEDRGALRPGRRADFIVLTKDPAQNILHTRSIDAVYHAGRKVERP, encoded by the coding sequence GTGAAGCGCTTCGTCGTCCCCCTGATCGCCATGATCGCATTGCCCCTGCTTGGCGGCTGTAAATCCAAAAGCACGCAAACCCAAAATCCGAATATCAAAACGGCTTACACCGGATTTCGTTTGATTGACGGCGCGGGCGATACGCCCATCGCGAACGCGGTCATGGTCGTCGAAAACGGACGCATCCAGGCCGTCGGCCCCGTTGGGCGCATACAAGTTCCCACCGACGCGGTCGTCGTCGATCTGGGCGGGAAAACCGTCATGCCGGGATTGATTTCGAATCACAACCACATCGGCGCGGTCGAGGGCATGAAAGTCAGCGTCGCGAACTACAACCGCGCCAACATTTTGAATGAGCTTCGCCAGTACACGCATTACGGCGTGACCACGACCACCGCGCTCGGCGTGAACACGGATCTGTTCTACGAAATCCGCAAGGATCTGCGCGAGGGCCGCGAGGCCGGCGCGGATCTTTTCGGCGCCGATCGCGGGATCGGCTACGGGAACGGCGCCCCGCCGCTACCGAAAGACTTCAACGGCCCGGCCGTCGCCCGAGTCACCAACGCGCAGACCGCGCGCGATCGCGTGCGCACCATGAAAGAGCGCGGCGCGGACTTGATCAAAATCTGGGTCGACGATTTCCTGGGGACGCTGCCGAAAATGCCGGGCGGAATCTACCGCGCGATCATCGACGAAGCGCATACCCAGAAAATCCGCGTGGCCGCGCACGTCTATACCGCGGCGGACGCGACGGCGCTCGCGCGTGCGGGCGTGGACATCCTGGCTCACGGGATCCGCGAAGGCGACGCCGACGCGGGCCTCATCGCTTTGATGAAAGAGAAAAACATCGCCTACGTCCCGACATTGGGGGTCGACGAATCGTTTTACACCTACGCCGAACATCCCGAATGGATGGCGGACCCGTTCTTCATTCAGGCCCTGAGCGCGCCTTTGGCCGAAGCCCTGAAGGATGCGGGACAAATGAAGGCCTTGATCAAAAATCCCACGACCGAAACCCGCAGACGGGCCGTGAAGCAGAATCAGAAAAATACCGTGAAGCTTTTCAAGGCGGGAGTTCTTGTCGGCTTCGGCACGGACTCGGGCGCGAATCCGTGGCGCATTCCGGGCTGGGCAGAGCACCGCGAACTTGAGCTCTTGGTGCAAGCGGGGCTCACTCCGCTGGAGGCGATTCGCACGGCCACCTTCAACGCCGCTCAACTCCTGGGCCTGGAAGACCGCGGCGCCCTACGCCCGGGCCGCCGCGCCGACTTCATCGTACTGACGAAGGACCCGGCCCAAAACATCCTCCACACCCGCTCCATCGACGCCGTCTACCACGCCGGGAGAAAAGTGGAGCGCCCTTAG
- a CDS encoding HEAT repeat domain-containing protein encodes MKLTTQKLIDRLDTPSDRKAETVIGELIARGRRVVPALLEAAQDPSRPRVRKWSLQALGELGDRRAIPLLIQALKNERMTVRLHALRGLARLKAKGAAKPVAKLLQDESGGVRVNALQTLQAFGDTKVGPAVQKSLADEQWYVRQRAAEICGEWQIARARATLEKLARADERKAVREAARRALARYVSRATK; translated from the coding sequence ATGAAATTGACCACGCAAAAACTGATCGACCGCCTGGACACCCCCAGTGACCGCAAAGCCGAAACCGTCATCGGTGAACTGATAGCCCGGGGCCGTCGTGTCGTCCCCGCTTTGCTGGAAGCCGCGCAAGATCCGTCACGGCCGCGCGTGCGGAAGTGGTCGCTCCAAGCGTTGGGAGAACTGGGTGATCGGCGAGCCATCCCGCTTTTGATTCAAGCCTTGAAGAACGAACGTATGACCGTGCGCCTGCACGCGCTACGGGGACTCGCGCGTCTGAAAGCGAAAGGGGCCGCGAAACCGGTGGCGAAACTCCTGCAAGATGAAAGCGGCGGCGTCCGCGTCAATGCCCTACAGACCTTGCAGGCCTTCGGCGACACGAAGGTCGGCCCCGCCGTTCAAAAATCCCTCGCGGATGAACAATGGTACGTCCGTCAAAGGGCCGCCGAAATCTGCGGCGAGTGGCAAATTGCCCGGGCGCGCGCGACATTGGAAAAGCTCGCCCGCGCGGATGAGCGAAAAGCCGTGCGCGAAGCCGCCCGGCGCGCCCTCGCCCGATATGTCTCCCGCGCAACTAAATAG